In a genomic window of Nitratireductor basaltis:
- a CDS encoding OpgC family protein: MSGPIIAGSGGRDLRLDVFRGLALITIFINHVPGNFYEHFTSRNFGFSDAAEGFVLMSGIAVGLAYSRGFMRGAIGDGVLRVWRRAGTLYVTHLVTSVIAIGIIAAGFLFLDAHEMVKRVNFTRLLDQPLEAMIGLPTLGHQIGYFNILPLYFVLLILSPIYIMVGLRSRLAMIGMAVVIWLAAGHFRLNLPNYPNPGGWFFNPFSWQLVYAFGIAGGLGMIKGEAFVPYRRWLFWLAAGFLAFSLVWMKLRMGGLPGRSFLPYYVAGFDKTYESLPRLLHVLALAYVVTNLPTVTRLMSSSMFQPVALMGQNGLAVFATGSVLAMGLQVVRVGMETNIAQDGALLLAGLLVQYLVAAGLSAISDKGKKRRDAASHAALRDAKEPGKQPLAPA; this comes from the coding sequence ATGAGTGGTCCCATCATAGCCGGCAGCGGCGGCCGTGATTTGCGCCTCGACGTGTTTCGTGGTCTGGCCCTGATCACGATCTTCATCAACCACGTGCCGGGTAATTTTTACGAGCACTTTACCTCGCGCAATTTCGGGTTTTCCGATGCCGCGGAAGGGTTCGTGCTGATGTCGGGGATTGCGGTCGGGCTTGCCTATTCCCGGGGCTTCATGCGCGGTGCCATCGGTGACGGGGTGCTGCGAGTGTGGCGGCGGGCGGGAACGCTCTATGTGACGCATCTCGTGACATCCGTCATCGCCATCGGGATCATTGCTGCCGGTTTCCTGTTCCTCGATGCGCATGAGATGGTCAAGCGCGTGAACTTCACGCGGCTTCTGGACCAGCCTCTGGAAGCCATGATCGGGCTGCCGACACTCGGCCACCAGATCGGCTATTTCAACATATTGCCACTCTATTTCGTGCTGCTCATCCTGTCGCCGATCTACATCATGGTTGGGTTGAGGAGCCGACTGGCCATGATCGGCATGGCTGTCGTCATCTGGCTTGCTGCCGGACATTTCCGGTTGAACCTCCCGAACTATCCCAATCCCGGCGGCTGGTTCTTCAATCCGTTTTCCTGGCAGCTCGTTTATGCCTTCGGCATTGCAGGCGGGCTGGGGATGATCAAGGGTGAGGCATTCGTGCCCTACCGGCGCTGGCTCTTCTGGCTGGCCGCGGGCTTTCTCGCCTTCTCGCTTGTCTGGATGAAGTTGCGCATGGGGGGGCTGCCGGGGCGGTCGTTCCTGCCTTACTACGTTGCGGGCTTCGACAAGACCTATGAGTCGCTGCCCCGACTGCTGCATGTGCTGGCCTTGGCCTATGTCGTGACAAACCTGCCGACAGTGACACGGCTGATGTCCTCGTCCATGTTCCAACCTGTCGCATTGATGGGGCAGAACGGACTTGCGGTCTTCGCGACGGGATCGGTGCTTGCAATGGGACTGCAGGTCGTCCGGGTCGGGATGGAGACGAACATCGCACAGGATGGTGCGCTGCTACTGGCCGGGCTGCTTGTGCAGTATCTTGTCGCGGCGGGTTTGTCGGCGATCTCCGACAAGGGTAAGAAGCGGCGTGATGCCGCTTCGCATGCGGCATTGCGCGATGCGAAGGAGCCGGGCAAGCAGCCGCTCGCTCCGGCCTGA
- the lysA gene encoding diaminopimelate decarboxylase — MNHFEYRDGILHAEDVSVPQIAEAVGTPFYCYSTATLTRHYTVFKDALAGLDSLVCYAMKANSNQAVLKTLAALGSGADVVSEGELRRALKAGIPAEKILFSGVGKTIREIDFALEAGILCFNVESLPELEVLSTRAVALGKEAPVSLRINPDVDAKTHKKISTGKSENKFGIPWKDARAAYARAAELPGLKVTGIDMHIGSQITELQPFDDAFALLTELTETLRQDGHEIEHVDLGGGLGVPYHEDNQPPPLPAAYAEVVHRHMRRLGLKVIFEPGRLIAANAGILVSEVIYVKHGDGKNFVIVDAAMNDLIRPTLYEAYHGIRPVREAAAGGKRLKADIVGPVCETGDFLAQDRDLPALKAGDLVAVGSAGAYGAVQSGTYNSRLLVPEVLVKGDRFHVIRPRLTYDDLIALDSLPDWF, encoded by the coding sequence GTGAACCATTTCGAGTATCGTGACGGCATCCTCCATGCCGAAGACGTTTCCGTACCGCAGATTGCTGAGGCTGTCGGCACTCCGTTCTACTGCTACTCCACGGCTACCCTGACGCGACACTACACCGTCTTCAAGGACGCGCTTGCCGGACTGGACTCGCTCGTCTGCTACGCGATGAAGGCAAATTCAAACCAGGCCGTTCTCAAGACGCTGGCCGCCCTCGGTTCAGGCGCCGACGTCGTCTCCGAAGGCGAACTGCGCCGTGCGCTGAAGGCAGGCATACCGGCTGAGAAGATCCTGTTTTCAGGCGTCGGCAAGACCATCCGCGAGATCGACTTCGCATTGGAAGCAGGCATCCTCTGCTTCAATGTCGAATCGCTGCCTGAACTGGAGGTTCTGTCGACCCGTGCGGTTGCGCTGGGAAAAGAGGCGCCGGTTTCGCTGCGCATCAATCCTGACGTCGATGCGAAGACCCACAAGAAGATCTCGACCGGCAAGTCGGAAAACAAGTTCGGCATTCCATGGAAGGATGCTCGTGCGGCCTATGCGCGTGCCGCCGAACTGCCCGGCCTGAAGGTAACCGGCATCGACATGCATATCGGCAGCCAGATCACCGAGCTGCAGCCTTTCGATGATGCCTTTGCGCTGCTGACCGAACTCACCGAAACCTTGCGTCAGGACGGCCACGAGATCGAGCATGTCGATCTGGGTGGCGGTCTGGGCGTGCCCTATCATGAGGACAATCAGCCTCCGCCCCTGCCCGCAGCCTATGCGGAAGTCGTGCATCGCCACATGCGACGTCTCGGACTGAAGGTCATCTTCGAGCCGGGCCGTCTCATTGCGGCCAATGCAGGCATTCTGGTCAGCGAAGTCATCTATGTGAAGCACGGCGACGGGAAGAACTTCGTCATCGTGGACGCTGCGATGAATGACCTCATACGTCCGACGCTCTATGAGGCCTATCACGGCATTCGCCCTGTCCGCGAAGCGGCGGCAGGCGGCAAGCGGCTGAAGGCCGACATTGTCGGCCCCGTCTGCGAAACCGGCGATTTTCTTGCTCAGGATCGCGATCTGCCGGCGCTGAAGGCAGGTGACCTCGTGGCTGTCGGCTCGGCTGGGGCCTACGGAGCCGTGCAATCAGGCACATATAATTCGCGCCTGCTCGTGCCAGAGGTGCTGGTGAAGGGCGACCGTTTCCACGTGATCCGGCCGCGTCTCACCTATGATGATCTGATCGCTCTCGATTCGCTGCCGGACTGGTTTTAG
- a CDS encoding lipoprotein encodes MLARASALLLAFLVASAFSACGRKAPLDTPYEAAVEARKEAERNDEPVPAEPAKPVEDRPFILDSLI; translated from the coding sequence ATGCTGGCTCGCGCCTCTGCCCTGCTTCTCGCTTTTCTTGTGGCCTCCGCTTTCAGCGCATGCGGTCGCAAGGCACCGCTTGACACGCCCTATGAAGCCGCTGTGGAAGCGCGCAAGGAAGCAGAGCGAAATGACGAGCCGGTGCCAGCAGAACCGGCCAAGCCGGTCGAAGACCGCCCCTTCATACTCGACAGCCTGATCTGA
- the argH gene encoding argininosuccinate lyase, producing MTQDKSSNRMWGGRFASGPDAVMEAINASISFDKKLYAQDIRGSIAHSAMLAKAGIISAEDVKQIHEGLNTILAEIEDGTFEFSTRLEDIHMNVEARLAELIGPAAGRLHTARSRNDQVATDFRLWVKEELQRVEEALTGLLSAFLKRAEEHADTVMPGFTHLQTAQPVTFGHHLMAYVEMFGRDRSRVRDALERIDECPLGTAALAGTGFPIDRHMTAEALGFREPTRNSIDTVSDRDFALEFMSVASICGMHLSRLAEEIVIWSTPQFGFIRLSDSFSTGSSIMPQKKNPDAAELIRAKTGRINGNLIGLLTVMKGLPLAYSKDMQEDKESVFDAAETLDLMLAAMTGMIGDLQVNADAMAAAAGSGYSTATDLADWLVREAGLPFREAHHVTGRAVALAEERKAQLGDLPLDDLKEINPAITDDVYSVLTVEKSVASRTSFGGTAPERVREQVAYWKDRLSRDV from the coding sequence ATGACGCAAGACAAAAGCAGCAACCGCATGTGGGGAGGGCGTTTTGCCTCAGGGCCGGATGCGGTCATGGAAGCGATCAACGCATCCATCTCATTCGACAAGAAGCTCTACGCACAGGACATCCGTGGCAGCATCGCTCATTCAGCCATGCTTGCCAAAGCGGGCATCATTTCGGCTGAGGACGTCAAACAAATTCACGAAGGCTTGAACACGATTCTCGCCGAGATCGAGGACGGAACCTTCGAGTTCTCCACGCGCCTGGAAGACATCCACATGAATGTCGAAGCGCGCCTTGCCGAACTGATTGGCCCGGCGGCCGGTCGCCTCCATACCGCGCGCTCGCGCAACGACCAGGTGGCCACCGATTTCCGCCTTTGGGTGAAGGAAGAACTGCAGCGCGTGGAAGAGGCTCTCACCGGCCTGCTGAGCGCGTTCCTGAAGCGTGCGGAAGAACACGCCGACACCGTCATGCCCGGCTTCACGCATCTTCAGACCGCCCAGCCCGTCACCTTCGGCCATCATCTGATGGCTTATGTCGAGATGTTCGGCCGCGACCGCAGCCGCGTGCGCGATGCACTTGAGCGCATCGACGAATGCCCGCTCGGCACCGCCGCACTCGCAGGAACGGGTTTCCCCATCGACCGCCACATGACGGCAGAAGCGCTCGGTTTCCGCGAGCCAACCCGAAACTCGATTGACACCGTGTCGGACCGTGATTTCGCGCTGGAATTCATGTCGGTGGCGTCGATCTGCGGCATGCATCTGTCGCGCCTGGCGGAAGAAATCGTCATCTGGTCCACACCGCAATTCGGCTTTATCCGCCTGTCGGACTCCTTCTCCACCGGCTCTTCCATCATGCCGCAAAAGAAGAACCCGGACGCTGCCGAGTTGATCCGCGCGAAGACGGGCCGCATCAACGGCAATCTGATCGGGCTGTTGACGGTCATGAAAGGCCTGCCGCTCGCCTATTCCAAGGACATGCAGGAAGACAAGGAAAGCGTGTTCGACGCAGCTGAAACGCTGGACCTCATGCTTGCGGCAATGACCGGCATGATCGGCGATCTGCAGGTGAATGCCGACGCTATGGCTGCAGCGGCAGGCAGCGGCTACTCCACCGCGACCGACCTGGCCGACTGGCTGGTCCGTGAAGCGGGCCTGCCCTTCCGCGAAGCGCATCACGTCACCGGACGTGCCGTCGCCCTGGCGGAGGAGCGCAAGGCGCAGCTTGGCGATCTTCCGCTTGATGACCTGAAGGAAATCAACCCAGCCATTACCGACGATGTCTATTCGGTGCTGACGGTTGAGAAATCGGTCGCAAGCCGCACCTCCTTTGGTGGCACCGCCCCCGAACGCGTGCGCGAACAGGTCGCCTACTGGAAAGACCGCCTGTCTCGGGACGTTTGA
- the tlpA gene encoding thiol:disulfide interchange protein TlpA gives MSNTKLNLPAIRLVVLAALAGVVAGIIAVYVMGEANGNQSAANGTGPVCAAKAPRAAGLKEYAVGDVAAMLPSDTPQSVRDLTFEGPAGKQTSIADMSGKVLLVNLWATWCAPCREEMPALDVLQKDMGSDQFEVVAISVDRGDIDKPKNFLDEIGIEALNFYRDNSMGVFNDLKRKGIGLGLPVTVLVDEDGCAIAQMNGPAEWASEDAKALIRHALQPPE, from the coding sequence ATGTCGAACACGAAACTGAACTTGCCGGCCATTCGCCTCGTCGTACTCGCCGCACTCGCAGGCGTCGTGGCCGGGATCATCGCCGTATACGTGATGGGTGAGGCCAATGGCAACCAGTCAGCAGCCAATGGCACAGGTCCAGTCTGTGCCGCAAAGGCTCCGCGAGCTGCGGGGCTCAAAGAATATGCGGTCGGAGATGTCGCGGCGATGCTGCCCTCGGACACTCCGCAATCGGTTCGCGATCTGACATTCGAGGGCCCTGCCGGGAAGCAGACTTCGATTGCCGACATGTCGGGAAAGGTGCTTCTGGTCAATCTCTGGGCAACGTGGTGCGCACCCTGCCGCGAGGAAATGCCGGCACTTGACGTGTTGCAGAAGGACATGGGGTCGGATCAGTTCGAGGTTGTCGCCATCAGCGTTGATCGCGGCGATATCGACAAGCCCAAGAACTTTCTGGACGAAATCGGCATCGAGGCGCTGAATTTCTATCGGGACAATTCCATGGGTGTGTTCAATGATCTCAAGCGCAAGGGCATCGGTCTCGGGCTGCCTGTCACCGTTCTCGTGGACGAGGATGGCTGTGCCATTGCTCAGATGAACGGCCCTGCGGAATGGGCGAGCGAAGACGCAAAGGCGCTTATCCGCCACGCACTCCAGCCACCAGAATGA
- a CDS encoding acyl-CoA dehydrogenase: MGFHSFRRDRLTKTIYGWASSIMPPISQTEREAIDAGTVWWDGALFTGNPDWDEFLSMPPAKLSPEEQAFMDGPVRELCAMVDDWKLNWHDRDLPPEVWDFMRKNKFFGMIIPKEFGGLGFSNTAHSEVVRTLSSTSVVAGVTVMVPNSLGPGELLMHFGTDEQRQYWLPRLADGREIPCFGLTSPAAGSDAAAMTDTGVVEYGTFEGKEVLGIRLNFHKRYITLGPVATVMGLAFQMHDPENHLGRGEDLGITVALLPTDTPGVSHGERHIPQFTFFQNGPLYGKDVFVPLDRILGGEKQIGQGWTMLMTALAAGRSISLPSQSAASAAVCARATGAYARVRTQFNMPIGMFEGIQGPLAEIAANAYLIDAARRATLAALDQGHKPSVISAIMKYHATERMRRSIEHAMDIHGGKAIIDGPRNYLGSAYRSVPIGITVEGANILTRNLMIFGQGAIRSHPYMLEELLALSDKDKKGGLDKFDKAFWKHVGHALKTAGRAFIRGWSGGHIGPAPSKGAMSRHWKRLSRYSAAFALLSDLSLLTLGGSLKRKELLSARLGDILSELYLLACVLKRFEDEGRPDEDRPLVDFIMEQGEGRIGKAFRGVLDNLPARWAAILVRIIAFPGGVPDPVASDRLTIQVANMLMKPGAQRERLTPDLYLGEGHAEHPLKDLEEAFRLVTEVAPLEKKMREAKISDVARAREAGVLSAGEAYRVLTARQTVERVVAVDSFPMEEVSPLAAQHQKKTPAKKPARRAPPRKKSVSEAAE; encoded by the coding sequence ATGGGATTCCACAGCTTCCGTCGTGATCGGCTTACCAAAACAATCTATGGGTGGGCCTCCTCGATCATGCCGCCAATCTCGCAGACCGAGCGAGAAGCGATCGATGCGGGCACGGTCTGGTGGGACGGCGCGCTTTTTACGGGCAACCCCGATTGGGATGAATTCCTTTCCATGCCGCCGGCGAAGCTGTCGCCGGAAGAGCAGGCTTTCATGGACGGGCCGGTGCGCGAACTTTGCGCCATGGTCGATGACTGGAAGCTGAACTGGCACGACCGCGACCTGCCGCCGGAAGTGTGGGATTTCATGCGCAAGAACAAGTTCTTCGGCATGATCATTCCGAAGGAATTTGGCGGGCTTGGCTTCTCCAACACTGCCCATTCGGAAGTCGTGCGCACGCTCTCTTCCACCAGCGTCGTTGCTGGCGTCACGGTTATGGTGCCGAACTCGCTTGGTCCCGGCGAACTCCTGATGCATTTCGGCACGGATGAGCAGCGCCAATATTGGCTGCCGCGCCTTGCCGACGGCCGGGAAATTCCCTGCTTTGGCCTGACATCGCCTGCCGCAGGTTCCGATGCTGCAGCCATGACGGATACGGGTGTTGTCGAATATGGCACCTTCGAGGGCAAGGAAGTGCTAGGCATTCGCCTCAACTTCCACAAGCGCTACATCACTCTCGGGCCTGTCGCGACCGTGATGGGACTGGCGTTCCAGATGCATGATCCGGAGAATCATCTCGGTCGGGGAGAGGATCTCGGTATTACGGTTGCGCTGTTGCCGACGGACACGCCCGGCGTCAGCCACGGAGAGCGGCATATTCCGCAGTTCACCTTTTTCCAGAACGGTCCGCTTTACGGCAAGGACGTCTTTGTGCCGCTCGACCGCATCCTGGGCGGTGAGAAGCAGATCGGTCAGGGCTGGACCATGCTCATGACTGCGCTTGCAGCCGGACGCAGCATCTCCCTTCCGTCCCAGTCGGCGGCGTCCGCAGCCGTGTGTGCGCGGGCCACGGGTGCCTATGCCCGTGTGCGTACCCAGTTCAACATGCCGATCGGTATGTTCGAGGGCATTCAGGGCCCACTCGCCGAGATTGCGGCCAATGCGTATCTGATCGATGCTGCACGACGGGCCACCCTGGCCGCGCTCGACCAGGGCCACAAGCCGTCGGTCATCTCGGCAATCATGAAATATCACGCCACCGAGCGCATGCGCCGTTCGATCGAGCACGCGATGGACATTCATGGCGGCAAGGCGATCATCGACGGGCCGCGCAACTATCTCGGTTCGGCCTATCGGTCCGTGCCCATCGGGATCACAGTCGAGGGTGCGAACATCCTGACACGCAATCTGATGATCTTCGGTCAGGGTGCGATACGTTCCCACCCCTATATGCTCGAAGAACTTCTGGCCCTGTCTGATAAAGACAAGAAGGGCGGTCTCGACAAGTTCGACAAGGCCTTCTGGAAGCATGTGGGACATGCGCTGAAAACCGCCGGACGTGCATTCATTCGCGGCTGGAGCGGTGGCCATATCGGGCCTGCACCCTCAAAGGGAGCCATGAGCCGCCACTGGAAGCGCCTGTCGCGCTATTCGGCAGCTTTCGCGCTCCTCTCGGACCTGTCACTTCTCACGCTTGGCGGGTCCCTGAAGCGCAAGGAGCTTCTTTCAGCACGTCTGGGCGACATTCTGTCGGAGCTTTATCTGCTTGCCTGTGTCCTGAAGCGGTTCGAGGATGAAGGGCGACCGGATGAGGATCGTCCGCTTGTCGACTTCATCATGGAGCAGGGCGAGGGGCGTATTGGCAAAGCCTTCAGGGGTGTTCTGGACAATCTTCCCGCGCGCTGGGCAGCCATTCTGGTACGCATCATCGCTTTCCCCGGGGGTGTTCCCGATCCGGTTGCATCCGACCGTTTGACAATCCAGGTCGCCAACATGCTGATGAAGCCTGGTGCGCAGCGAGAGAGGCTGACGCCCGATCTCTACCTTGGCGAGGGCCATGCGGAGCATCCGCTGAAGGATCTGGAAGAGGCATTCAGGCTGGTCACGGAAGTTGCGCCGCTGGAGAAGAAGATGCGCGAAGCGAAAATCAGCGACGTTGCCCGTGCACGCGAAGCCGGGGTGCTTTCGGCCGGAGAGGCTTATCGTGTTCTTACGGCGCGCCAGACGGTGGAGCGCGTAGTGGCGGTTGATTCATTTCCCATGGAAGAGGTTTCGCCTCTGGCGGCCCAGCATCAGAAAAAGACGCCGGCAAAGAAACCTGCGCGCCGGGCTCCGCCGCGGAAAAAGTCAGTTTCGGAAGCTGCCGAGTAG
- a CDS encoding GGDEF domain-containing protein produces the protein MRLIATLRGMSSRGRKKLFLWTTLGPLSCIIPATAINLGLFAGFGEQTLWRAVISAVINPIILAGPLFFYLSLKLRELAVANHKLKEAAATDFLTGCLNRGSFSAQVENHLNKKSDEDQPRGALLVIDADHFKKINDTFGHHEGDVALKSIATAIRSTVRRDDLVGRLGGEEFGVFLPNANEEVARIVAERIRSAICNLSFMPKGQPCPLTVSVGCATFARQVDFSELFRLADERLYKAKEAGRNRVQYALINQAAPAGVISLH, from the coding sequence ATGAGGTTGATCGCAACGCTGCGTGGTATGTCCTCGCGGGGACGAAAAAAGCTGTTCCTCTGGACGACTTTGGGACCCCTGAGCTGCATCATTCCCGCGACGGCAATCAATCTGGGCCTTTTCGCCGGTTTTGGCGAGCAGACGCTTTGGCGTGCGGTGATCTCAGCGGTCATCAATCCGATAATCCTCGCAGGCCCGCTTTTTTTCTATCTCAGCCTCAAGCTGCGGGAACTGGCGGTAGCCAATCACAAGCTCAAGGAAGCTGCGGCAACCGACTTCCTGACAGGCTGCCTCAACCGTGGCTCATTCTCTGCCCAGGTTGAAAACCACCTGAACAAAAAGAGCGATGAAGATCAGCCGCGTGGCGCACTACTCGTCATCGACGCGGACCATTTCAAGAAGATCAACGACACGTTTGGCCATCATGAAGGCGATGTGGCGCTGAAGAGCATTGCCACGGCCATCCGCTCGACCGTACGCCGTGACGATCTCGTGGGACGGTTGGGGGGCGAGGAATTCGGCGTTTTCCTGCCCAACGCAAATGAGGAAGTTGCGCGGATTGTTGCAGAGCGCATCCGCTCCGCCATCTGCAACCTGAGCTTCATGCCAAAAGGTCAGCCTTGCCCGCTGACGGTTAGCGTGGGTTGCGCCACATTTGCCCGGCAGGTCGATTTCTCCGAGCTGTTCCGGCTCGCCGACGAGCGGCTTTACAAGGCAAAGGAAGCCGGTCGCAACCGGGTGCAATATGCCCTGATCAATCAGGCGGCACCGGCAGGAGTGATATCACTGCACTAG